One window of the Triticum dicoccoides isolate Atlit2015 ecotype Zavitan chromosome 3B, WEW_v2.0, whole genome shotgun sequence genome contains the following:
- the LOC119276624 gene encoding E3 ubiquitin-protein ligase At4g11680-like, with protein MPAASSSAAATAGTSRGGGRVSAFTMRAVARMSRARWFIFLRRVYQYQNGPRSDLGSNPFNSSGWLALELGVIVAQMVITMGVVATSPKERPAWPLRLWVCAYNVGNVLSLPLLYWRHRHSSAAGRGDDPEMHGAGDALRNSSYLMNKARAFLELFFAMWFVMGNVWVFDSRLGSFHRAPRLYALCIGLLAWNAVVYSLPFLLFLLLCCFVPVVGYALGYNMNSASVGRGASDEQLDALPRWRFKEPDVPRDREKDDQECCICLAQYREKEEVRQLPCTHMFHLKCVDRWLRIISSCPLCKQELS; from the exons ATGCCGGCCGCTTCGTCGTCGGCCGCGGCAACGGCCGGAACCAGCCGCGGCGGCGGTCGGGTCTCCGCTTTCACCATGCGCGCGGTGGCGCGCATGTCGAGGGCGCGGTGGTTCATCTTCCTGAGGCGGGTATACCAGTACCAGAACGGCCCGAGGTCCGACCTGGGCTCCAACCCTTTCAACTCGTCCGGCTGGCTCGCTCTCGAGCTCGGCGTGATCGTCGCGCAGATGGTCATCACCATGGGCGTCGTGGCCACCTCCCCCAAGGAACGCCCCGCGTGGCCGCTTCGGCTCTGGGTCTGCGCGTACAACGTCGGCAACGTGCTCAGCCTCCCACTCCTCTACTGGCGCCACCGACATTCATCGGCCGCCGGGCGAGGCGACGACCCCGAGATGCACGGCGCCGGTGACGCTCTAAG GAACAGCTCGTATCTGATGAACAAGGCTCGGGCGTTCCTGGAGCTCTTCTTCGCGATGTGGTTTGTGATGGGCAACGTGTGGGTGTTCGACTCGCGGCTCGGGTCGTTCCACCGCGCGCCGAGGTTGTACGCGCTCTGCATCGGCCTGCTCGCCTGGAACGCCGTCGTCTACTCGCTccccttcctcctcttcctcctgctcTGCTGCTTCGTCCCGGTCGTTGGGTACGCGCTTGGGTACAACATGAACTCGGCCTCCGTTGGCCGGGGCGCCTCCGACGAGCAGCTGGACGCGCTGCCGCGGTGGCGGTTCAAGGAGCCCGACGTGCCGAGAGACCGCGAGAAGGACGATCAA GAGTGCTGCATATGCCTGGCGCAGTacagggagaaggaggaggtgagGCAGCTGCCGTGCACACACATGTTCCACCTGAAATGCGTGGACAGGTGGCTGAGGATCATCTCCTCTTGCCCTCTCTGCAAGCAAGAGCTCAGCTGA